Proteins encoded within one genomic window of Pectobacterium araliae:
- a CDS encoding metal-dependent hydrolase, which produces MLLVDSHCHLDGLDYQSLHKDVSDVLEKAKRRDVGFLLAVATTLPGYREMVELIGERDNVAFSCGVHPLNQDAPYDYAELRELACASRVVAMGETGLDYFYQQETKVQQQASFREHIRIGNDLNKPVIVHTRAAREDTLAILRDEHAEKCSGVLHCFTEDLVTAKALLDMGFYISFSGIVTFRNAEELRGVARYVPLDRMLIETDSPWLAPVPFRGQENQPAYVRDVAEYLAVVKGTSLETLAAATTENFSRLFHIDPTRLTAAQ; this is translated from the coding sequence ATGTTGTTAGTCGATTCCCACTGTCATCTTGACGGTCTGGATTATCAGTCATTGCATAAAGATGTTTCCGACGTGCTGGAGAAAGCGAAACGCCGTGATGTCGGTTTCCTTCTGGCGGTGGCGACAACGCTGCCCGGCTATCGTGAGATGGTCGAATTAATCGGCGAGCGCGATAATGTAGCCTTTTCCTGTGGCGTTCATCCGCTGAATCAGGATGCTCCTTATGATTATGCCGAACTACGTGAGTTAGCCTGCGCCAGTCGTGTGGTGGCGATGGGCGAAACGGGGCTCGACTACTTCTATCAACAGGAGACGAAAGTCCAGCAGCAGGCATCGTTTCGCGAACATATTCGTATTGGCAATGACCTGAACAAGCCAGTCATCGTGCATACGCGTGCTGCCCGTGAAGATACGCTGGCAATTCTGCGCGACGAACACGCAGAAAAATGTAGCGGCGTTCTGCACTGCTTTACGGAAGATTTGGTCACGGCAAAAGCCTTGCTGGATATGGGATTCTACATCTCATTTTCTGGGATCGTGACGTTTCGTAATGCGGAGGAATTGCGTGGTGTCGCGCGCTACGTGCCGCTGGATCGGATGCTGATTGAGACGGATTCTCCCTGGCTAGCGCCAGTCCCATTCCGAGGCCAGGAAAACCAGCCCGCGTATGTGCGTGATGTGGCGGAATACCTTGCCGTAGTGAAAGGCACATCGCTGGAAACTCTCGCTGCTGCCACCACAGAGAATTTCTCCCGCCTGTTTCACATCGATCCGACCCGGTTGACCGCTGCGCAATAG
- the holB gene encoding DNA polymerase III subunit delta', whose amino-acid sequence MEWYPWLNASYRQLIGQYQAGRGHHAVLLHALPGMGDESLTYALSRWLICQRPDGMKSCGQCHSCNLMTAGTHPDWHVLSPEKGKHSLGVDPVRDVVEKVYQHSRQGGAKVIWLASAEQLTEAAANALLKTLEEPPQNTFFLFGCREPARLLATLRSRCLYHYLDVPNETQSVLWLNARHRHDSKALRTALRLQSGAPLAAEALLQPERWKQRSGLCQTFSAALTSRDLLSLIPQLNHDDADTRIHWLAALLLDAMKWQQGASEHLVNQDQIELIERLAREPSTHLQYELQQWLACRQKLLTITGVNRELLLTERLLDGERTLASSVKRDSHPFSI is encoded by the coding sequence ATGGAGTGGTATCCGTGGCTGAATGCCTCTTATCGGCAGCTTATCGGTCAATATCAGGCAGGTAGAGGCCACCATGCGGTGTTGCTGCATGCGCTGCCGGGCATGGGTGATGAATCGCTGACTTATGCGCTGAGTCGTTGGCTGATCTGTCAGCGACCTGACGGCATGAAAAGTTGCGGCCAGTGCCACTCTTGTAACCTGATGACAGCGGGAACGCACCCGGACTGGCATGTGCTGAGCCCGGAGAAGGGCAAGCACAGTCTGGGGGTCGATCCGGTGCGTGACGTCGTGGAAAAAGTGTATCAACACTCCCGACAAGGCGGAGCAAAAGTGATCTGGCTGGCTTCCGCTGAGCAACTGACCGAAGCCGCAGCGAACGCATTGCTGAAAACGCTGGAAGAACCGCCGCAAAATACCTTCTTTTTATTTGGCTGCCGGGAACCCGCGCGGTTGTTAGCAACCTTACGCAGCCGTTGCTTGTACCACTATCTGGATGTCCCTAATGAGACGCAGAGCGTGCTGTGGCTGAATGCGCGCCATCGCCATGATAGCAAGGCATTACGCACGGCATTGAGATTGCAATCGGGTGCGCCGCTCGCTGCCGAAGCATTATTGCAGCCAGAGCGCTGGAAACAGCGTAGCGGGCTATGCCAGACATTTTCTGCTGCACTGACTTCACGGGATCTGCTTTCATTGATACCGCAACTGAATCATGACGACGCGGATACACGTATTCACTGGCTGGCCGCATTACTGCTGGATGCCATGAAATGGCAGCAGGGTGCTAGCGAACATCTTGTGAATCAGGATCAGATTGAGCTGATTGAGCGTTTGGCGCGCGAACCTTCCACACATTTGCAGTATGAACTGCAACAGTGGCTGGCGTGTCGACAAAAATTGCTGACTATTACGGGTGTTAATCGTGAGTTATTGCTGACGGAACGCTTGCTTGATGGCGAACGCACGCTGGCTTCGTCGGTTAAGCGTGACAGCCATCCCTTTTCTATTTAA
- the tmk gene encoding dTMP kinase encodes MNSKFIVIEGLEGAGKTTARNIVVETLRSHGVKEVVFTREPGGTPLAEKLRELIKQGMADEKVTDKAEVLMLYAARVQLVDNVIKPALANGQWVIGDRHDLSSQAYQGGGRGIDQQLLRSLRDTVLGDFRPDLTLYLDLPPAIGLQRARQRGELDRIEQESLAFFDRTRSRYQELAAEDGSILTIDASQSIDAVSADIQATLQQWLQQQGLQPVAQGLG; translated from the coding sequence ATGAACAGTAAATTTATCGTCATTGAAGGCCTGGAAGGCGCGGGAAAAACCACCGCGCGCAATATCGTCGTAGAAACGCTGCGTTCACATGGTGTGAAAGAGGTGGTGTTCACGCGAGAGCCCGGTGGCACACCGCTGGCAGAGAAGCTGCGGGAGCTCATTAAGCAAGGAATGGCCGATGAGAAGGTTACCGATAAAGCGGAAGTCCTGATGTTATACGCGGCCAGAGTGCAACTGGTGGATAACGTCATCAAACCCGCGTTGGCTAACGGGCAATGGGTCATCGGCGATCGTCACGATCTCTCGTCACAGGCTTATCAGGGTGGTGGTCGGGGGATCGATCAGCAACTGCTGCGCTCACTGCGTGATACCGTGCTCGGTGATTTTCGTCCCGACCTAACGCTTTATCTTGATTTGCCACCAGCCATTGGCTTGCAGCGCGCGCGTCAGCGCGGCGAACTGGATAGAATCGAGCAAGAGTCGTTGGCTTTCTTTGACCGCACCCGTTCCCGCTATCAGGAACTGGCAGCGGAGGATGGCAGCATCCTGACGATCGATGCCTCACAATCCATTGATGCTGTCAGTGCGGATATTCAGGCTACGTTACAGCAATGGTTGCAGCAACAAGGGTTGCAGCCCGTCGCGCAGGGGCTGGGCTAA
- the mltG gene encoding endolytic transglycosylase MltG: protein MKKKKIGLLIIAAVVLMLLVAWQKMQRFAGSPLAIEKETIFTLPAGTGREGLETLLLDQKIITDGAFFPWLLRIEPELAKFKAGTYRFTAGMSVREMLALLSSGKEAQFTIRFVEGSRLKEWLGTLQQAPYIRHSLVDKTEQDVAAQLDIKDKTNPEGWLYPDTYSYTAGTSDIALLQRAHQRMKKTVDEVWKGREEGLPYKTPDELLTMASIIEKETAINEERTQVSSVFINRLRLGMRLQTDPTVIYGMGDDYKGVITRKALDTPTPYNTYVISGLPPTPIAMPGKASLDAAAHPAKTSYLYFVADGKGGHSFTTNLADHNRAVRVYRSALKERDEQ, encoded by the coding sequence ATGAAGAAAAAGAAAATTGGTTTGTTAATTATCGCTGCTGTTGTGCTGATGTTGCTGGTTGCGTGGCAGAAAATGCAGCGTTTTGCTGGTTCTCCATTGGCTATCGAAAAGGAAACTATTTTCACACTTCCGGCCGGTACGGGAAGGGAAGGGTTGGAAACGCTGCTCCTCGATCAGAAAATTATTACTGATGGCGCGTTTTTTCCGTGGTTACTGCGCATCGAGCCTGAATTGGCGAAATTCAAAGCGGGTACGTATCGTTTTACGGCGGGAATGAGCGTGCGCGAGATGCTGGCGTTACTGTCCAGCGGAAAGGAAGCACAATTTACCATCCGTTTTGTTGAAGGTTCACGTCTGAAAGAGTGGCTAGGCACGCTGCAACAGGCACCTTACATCAGGCATTCGCTGGTCGATAAAACCGAACAGGACGTCGCGGCTCAGTTAGACATCAAAGATAAGACAAACCCGGAAGGCTGGCTTTACCCTGATACCTATTCATACACGGCGGGTACGAGCGATATCGCCCTGTTGCAGCGTGCGCATCAGCGCATGAAAAAAACGGTGGATGAGGTATGGAAAGGACGCGAAGAAGGCTTACCGTACAAGACACCCGACGAATTGCTGACGATGGCGTCAATCATTGAAAAAGAAACGGCGATCAATGAAGAACGTACGCAGGTTTCCTCTGTTTTTATCAATCGTTTACGCCTTGGCATGCGATTGCAGACCGATCCTACGGTCATTTATGGCATGGGCGACGACTATAAAGGTGTGATAACCCGTAAAGCATTAGATACGCCGACGCCTTACAATACTTATGTCATTTCCGGCTTGCCGCCTACGCCAATTGCGATGCCGGGGAAAGCGTCATTGGATGCCGCTGCGCATCCAGCCAAAACATCGTATCTGTATTTTGTGGCCGATGGAAAAGGCGGACACAGTTTTACCACTAACCTTGCAGACCATAATCGTGCTGTGAGGGTATACCGCTCAGCGTTAAAGGAACGGGATGAACAGTAA
- the pabC gene encoding aminodeoxychorismate lyase, producing MLWINGQLQEQLSVLDRATQYGDGCFTTARVRAGEIVWLDRHIVRLQQATARLLFPPVDWESLIAEMKQAALSRANGVVKVVLTRGAGGRGYSPQGCMRPTRIVIQAGYPAHYADWREQGISLNLSPVALAKNPLLAGIKHLNRLEQVLIRAYLDQTSADETLVLDTSGALVECCAANLFWRKGHSVYTPNLSQSGVDGVARQHIIALLAGSDFELQIVSEPIGVLADADEVLICNALMPLVPVNQAHVWRYHSRELYQFLSSDC from the coding sequence ATGTTGTGGATTAACGGCCAGTTACAGGAACAGCTTTCAGTGCTCGATCGGGCTACACAGTATGGTGACGGTTGTTTTACGACAGCCAGAGTCCGTGCTGGCGAGATTGTTTGGCTCGATCGACATATCGTACGGCTGCAACAGGCCACGGCGCGCTTGTTATTCCCGCCTGTTGACTGGGAAAGCCTGATCGCGGAAATGAAGCAGGCCGCACTGAGCCGTGCAAATGGCGTAGTGAAAGTGGTGCTAACGCGCGGTGCTGGAGGACGTGGTTATAGCCCTCAGGGTTGTATGCGACCAACTCGAATCGTCATACAGGCAGGCTATCCCGCACATTATGCCGACTGGCGTGAACAGGGAATTAGCCTGAACTTAAGCCCTGTGGCACTAGCTAAAAATCCGCTGTTGGCGGGTATAAAACATCTGAATCGGCTCGAACAGGTGTTGATTCGTGCGTATCTTGACCAGACCTCAGCTGATGAGACCCTCGTGCTTGACACCTCCGGTGCGCTAGTGGAATGCTGTGCCGCTAATTTATTCTGGCGTAAAGGGCATAGCGTTTATACGCCTAATTTATCCCAGTCAGGCGTAGATGGCGTTGCCCGGCAGCATATCATCGCCTTGCTGGCGGGCTCTGACTTCGAGTTACAGATCGTTAGTGAACCGATTGGCGTATTGGCCGATGCGGATGAAGTGTTGATTTGTAATGCACTAATGCCGCTAGTCCCCGTGAATCAGGCGCATGTCTGGCGTTACCACTCCCGAGAGCTTTATCAATTCCTGAGTTCTGACTGCTAG
- the fabF gene encoding beta-ketoacyl-ACP synthase II: MSKRRVVVTGLGMLSPVGNTVESTWSALLAGQSGISLIDHFDTSAYATRFAGLVKDFNSEEFISRKEARKMDAFIQYGVAAGVQAMRDSGLEVTEENAPRIGAAIGSGIGGLGLIEENHTSLVNGGPRKISPFFVPSTIVNMVAGHLTILFGLRGPSISIATACTSGVHNIGQAARIIAYNDADVMLAGGAEKASTPLGVGGFGAARALSTRNDDPQAASRPWDKDRDGFVLGDGAGLMVLEEYEHAKKRGAKIYAEIVGFGMSSDAYHMTSPPENGSGAALAMENALRDAGISTSQIGYINAHGTSTPAGDKAETQAVKSVFGADASRVLVSSTKSMTGHLLGAAGAVESIFSILALRDQAVPPTLNLDNPDEGCDLDFVPHEARQVSNLEYVLCNSFGFGGTNGSLIFRKV; the protein is encoded by the coding sequence GTGTCTAAGCGTCGAGTAGTTGTGACCGGACTGGGCATGTTATCTCCTGTCGGCAATACAGTTGAGTCTACCTGGAGTGCTCTTCTTGCCGGTCAGAGTGGTATCAGCCTGATCGACCATTTCGATACTAGTGCCTATGCAACGCGTTTTGCTGGCTTAGTAAAGGATTTTAATTCTGAGGAATTCATTTCGCGTAAAGAAGCACGCAAAATGGATGCCTTTATTCAATACGGTGTTGCTGCTGGCGTTCAGGCCATGCGGGACTCTGGTTTGGAAGTAACGGAAGAAAACGCCCCGCGTATCGGTGCGGCGATTGGTTCCGGCATCGGCGGTCTGGGTCTTATTGAAGAGAACCACACTTCGCTGGTGAACGGTGGCCCGCGTAAAATCAGCCCGTTCTTTGTGCCGTCCACCATCGTTAATATGGTGGCAGGGCACCTGACTATCCTATTCGGACTACGTGGCCCAAGTATCTCTATCGCTACGGCCTGTACGTCTGGCGTGCATAATATTGGTCAGGCAGCACGTATTATTGCCTACAATGATGCGGATGTGATGTTGGCTGGTGGTGCAGAAAAAGCCAGTACGCCATTAGGCGTTGGTGGATTCGGTGCTGCTCGTGCGTTGTCTACGCGCAATGACGATCCTCAGGCGGCAAGCCGTCCATGGGATAAAGATCGTGATGGCTTTGTGCTGGGCGACGGCGCAGGCCTCATGGTGCTGGAAGAGTATGAACACGCGAAAAAGCGCGGTGCGAAAATCTATGCAGAAATTGTTGGATTTGGCATGAGCAGCGATGCGTATCATATGACATCCCCACCGGAGAACGGTTCGGGTGCAGCACTAGCGATGGAAAACGCACTACGTGATGCAGGTATATCAACGAGCCAGATCGGTTATATCAACGCGCATGGAACTTCTACGCCGGCGGGTGATAAAGCTGAAACACAGGCGGTGAAATCCGTATTTGGTGCGGACGCCAGTCGTGTACTGGTCAGTTCGACAAAATCGATGACGGGTCACTTGCTCGGTGCAGCAGGTGCAGTAGAGTCAATCTTCAGTATTCTTGCTCTGCGCGATCAAGCGGTTCCGCCAACGCTCAATCTGGATAACCCAGATGAAGGCTGCGATCTGGATTTTGTGCCGCATGAGGCGCGTCAGGTCAGCAATCTGGAATACGTACTCTGCAACTCTTTCGGCTTCGGTGGAACCAACGGTTCGCTGATCTTCCGTAAAGTTTGA
- the acpP gene encoding acyl carrier protein, which produces MSTIEERVKKIIVEQLGVKQEEVVNNASFVDDLGADSLDTVELVMALEEEFDTEIPDEEAEKITTVQAAIDFIQANQQ; this is translated from the coding sequence ATGAGCACTATCGAAGAACGCGTTAAGAAAATCATCGTTGAACAGCTTGGTGTTAAGCAGGAAGAAGTCGTAAACAATGCTTCTTTCGTTGATGACCTCGGCGCTGATTCTCTTGACACTGTTGAGCTGGTAATGGCTCTGGAAGAAGAATTTGATACTGAGATTCCAGACGAAGAAGCTGAAAAAATCACGACTGTTCAGGCAGCCATTGATTTTATTCAGGCTAACCAGCAGTAA
- the fabG gene encoding 3-oxoacyl-ACP reductase FabG, whose amino-acid sequence MSFEGKIALVTGASRGIGRAIAETLVARGAKVIGTATSEKGAEAISGWLGENGKGYMLNVADAASVESVLAEIRAEFGEVDILINNAGITRDNLLMRMKDDEWHDILDTNLTSVFRMSKAVMRAMMKKRFGRIITIGSVVGTMGNAGQANYAAAKAGLIGFSKSLAREVASRGITVNVVAPGFIETDMTQALTEEQRAGILTSVPANRLGDAKEIASAVVFLASDEAAYITGETLHVNGGMYMI is encoded by the coding sequence ATGAGTTTTGAGGGGAAAATTGCACTGGTTACTGGTGCAAGCCGTGGTATTGGGCGTGCCATCGCCGAGACGTTGGTTGCCCGCGGGGCAAAAGTCATTGGTACCGCAACCAGCGAAAAAGGTGCTGAAGCCATTAGCGGCTGGCTGGGTGAGAACGGTAAAGGTTATATGCTGAATGTTGCCGATGCAGCATCAGTAGAAAGCGTATTGGCAGAAATTCGCGCAGAATTTGGAGAAGTTGATATTCTTATCAATAACGCGGGTATCACCCGTGATAACCTGCTGATGCGTATGAAAGATGATGAATGGCACGATATCCTGGATACCAATCTCACGTCGGTATTCCGCATGTCTAAAGCAGTGATGCGTGCCATGATGAAGAAACGTTTTGGCCGGATCATTACCATCGGTTCCGTTGTGGGAACGATGGGCAATGCAGGACAAGCTAACTACGCGGCAGCGAAGGCGGGACTGATTGGGTTCAGTAAATCCCTCGCGCGTGAAGTGGCTTCTCGTGGTATTACGGTCAACGTGGTCGCACCTGGTTTTATCGAAACAGATATGACTCAGGCATTGACAGAAGAACAGCGAGCAGGCATTTTGACGTCGGTTCCAGCTAACCGACTCGGTGATGCTAAAGAAATCGCCAGTGCTGTTGTATTTTTAGCCTCTGATGAGGCTGCTTACATTACTGGCGAAACATTGCATGTCAACGGCGGCATGTATATGATCTAA
- the fabD gene encoding ACP S-malonyltransferase yields MTQFAMVFPGQGSQTVGMLAELAAEYPIVTETFAQASEALGYDLWQLTQQGPAEELNKTWQTQPALLTASVAIWRVWQQQGGKTPALMSGHSLGEYSALVCAGVLDFQQAVRLVELRGKLMQEAVPEGTGAMYAIIGLDNEAIANACEESAQGQVVSPVNFNSPGQVVIAGNKDAVERAGAACKAAGAKRALPLPVSVPSHCALMEPAAKKLAVALESVTFNSPVISVVNNVDARIETTPEAIRDALVRQLHCPVRWTDCVEFMASQGIESLLEVGPGKVLTGLTKRIVDTLTAAAVNDPASLSAAIEK; encoded by the coding sequence ATGACGCAATTTGCAATGGTGTTTCCCGGTCAGGGATCGCAGACGGTAGGGATGTTGGCTGAACTTGCAGCAGAATACCCGATCGTCACCGAAACGTTTGCTCAGGCTTCTGAAGCGTTAGGTTATGACTTGTGGCAGCTTACCCAGCAAGGGCCGGCTGAAGAGTTGAATAAAACCTGGCAGACTCAGCCTGCGCTACTGACCGCTTCTGTTGCTATCTGGCGTGTCTGGCAGCAGCAGGGAGGAAAAACGCCTGCTCTGATGTCTGGTCATAGCCTCGGTGAATATTCTGCACTGGTTTGTGCTGGCGTTCTGGATTTCCAACAGGCCGTCCGTTTGGTTGAACTGCGTGGCAAATTGATGCAGGAAGCCGTGCCAGAAGGCACGGGTGCGATGTATGCCATTATTGGGCTTGATAACGAAGCCATTGCCAACGCGTGTGAAGAATCCGCTCAGGGGCAAGTGGTGTCTCCGGTAAACTTCAATTCACCGGGTCAGGTTGTGATTGCGGGCAATAAAGATGCCGTTGAGCGTGCTGGTGCCGCGTGTAAAGCGGCGGGTGCTAAACGTGCGCTGCCGTTGCCTGTCAGTGTACCGTCACACTGTGCGTTGATGGAACCTGCCGCGAAGAAGCTCGCTGTTGCGCTTGAGTCCGTGACGTTTAATTCTCCGGTCATCTCTGTTGTCAATAATGTTGATGCACGCATCGAAACCACGCCGGAAGCCATTCGCGATGCGCTGGTGCGCCAGCTTCATTGCCCGGTGCGCTGGACTGATTGTGTTGAATTTATGGCTTCTCAGGGCATTGAGTCGCTGCTAGAAGTCGGGCCGGGTAAAGTATTGACTGGCTTAACCAAACGAATCGTCGATACCCTGACAGCAGCTGCGGTGAACGATCCTGCTTCTCTATCAGCGGCGATTGAGAAATAA
- a CDS encoding beta-ketoacyl-ACP synthase III, whose protein sequence is MYTKIIGTGSYLPEEIRTNADLEKMVETTDEWIVTRTGIRERRIAAPDENVATMGYRAAQKALEMANVDPSEVGLLIVATTSSSHAFPSSACQVQQLLGIKDTIAFDLAAACAGFTYALSVADQYVKSGAVKYALVLGSDTLSRTLDPEDRGTLILFGDGAGAVLLTSSEQPGILSTHLHADGRYGELLALPHQDRNHTETPAYLTMAGNEVFKVAVTELAHIVEETLQAAQLDKSELDWLVPHQANLRIISATAKKLGMGMDKVVVTLDRHGNTSAASVPSALDEAVRDGRIKPGQLVLLEAFGGGFTWGSALVRF, encoded by the coding sequence ATGTATACAAAAATAATCGGAACGGGCAGCTACCTGCCTGAAGAAATCAGGACGAACGCTGATTTAGAAAAAATGGTGGAAACGACGGACGAATGGATCGTCACACGTACTGGTATCCGTGAGCGCCGTATTGCTGCGCCGGATGAAAACGTGGCGACCATGGGATACCGTGCCGCGCAGAAAGCGCTGGAAATGGCGAATGTCGATCCTTCTGAAGTCGGCCTTCTGATTGTTGCCACAACATCATCAAGCCATGCTTTCCCTAGCTCCGCCTGTCAGGTTCAGCAACTGTTAGGGATCAAAGATACGATTGCCTTCGATCTGGCTGCTGCATGTGCAGGTTTTACCTACGCGCTGAGCGTTGCCGATCAATATGTTAAAAGTGGTGCGGTGAAATACGCGCTGGTGCTCGGCTCTGATACGCTGTCTCGTACATTGGACCCTGAAGATCGTGGCACGTTGATTCTGTTCGGAGATGGTGCGGGTGCCGTGCTGTTAACGTCGTCAGAGCAACCGGGTATTCTTTCCACCCACCTTCATGCCGATGGTCGTTATGGCGAGTTGCTGGCGTTACCGCATCAGGATCGTAACCACACAGAGACGCCTGCATACCTGACGATGGCGGGTAATGAAGTCTTTAAAGTGGCAGTGACTGAACTGGCACATATTGTTGAAGAAACGCTGCAAGCGGCTCAACTGGACAAAAGTGAATTAGACTGGCTGGTGCCTCATCAGGCTAACCTGCGTATTATCAGCGCCACGGCGAAAAAGCTGGGTATGGGGATGGATAAGGTGGTTGTGACGCTAGATCGTCATGGTAATACCTCCGCAGCCTCTGTGCCTTCAGCGCTAGATGAAGCCGTGCGCGATGGGCGTATTAAACCAGGACAACTTGTACTGCTTGAAGCCTTTGGCGGTGGTTTTACCTGGGGTTCCGCGCTGGTTCGTTTTTAA
- the plsX gene encoding phosphate acyltransferase PlsX gives MTRLTLALDAMGGDFGPCVTVPAALQALASNPALNLLLVGDPAAITPLLAKIDSDLLSRLEIVPAESVIASDARPSQAIRASRGTSMRIALELIKDGRAQACVSAGNTGALMGLAKLLIKPLEGIERPALVSVLPHQQHGKTVVLDLGANVDCDSTMLVQFAVMGSVMAEEVLGLTNPRVALLNIGEEENKGLNTIREAAAQLKAAPSINYIGYLEGNDLLTGKTDVMVCDGFVGNVTLKTVEGVVRMFLSLLKSPTSGPEQKQKRSWWLKWLGRLLQKRLSKRFGHLNPDQYNGACLLGLRGTVIKSHGAANQKAFAVAIEQAMQTVRRQLPERIAARLEAVLPKSD, from the coding sequence TTGACACGCCTAACTCTGGCGTTAGATGCGATGGGCGGGGATTTTGGTCCCTGCGTAACAGTGCCTGCTGCATTGCAGGCACTGGCTTCTAATCCAGCTCTCAATTTATTATTAGTCGGCGATCCTGCTGCGATTACTCCATTACTTGCCAAAATCGATTCTGATTTACTCTCTCGCTTGGAAATTGTTCCGGCGGAGTCGGTTATTGCTAGTGATGCGAGGCCATCGCAGGCTATTCGTGCAAGCCGCGGTACTTCAATGCGCATCGCGCTTGAATTGATTAAAGACGGTAGGGCACAGGCCTGCGTGAGTGCTGGCAACACAGGGGCACTTATGGGGCTGGCTAAGCTCCTGATTAAGCCGCTTGAAGGCATTGAGCGACCTGCATTGGTGTCAGTATTACCTCACCAGCAACACGGAAAAACCGTCGTGTTGGATCTGGGAGCGAATGTTGACTGTGACAGCACGATGCTGGTTCAGTTTGCCGTGATGGGGTCAGTGATGGCAGAAGAAGTGCTGGGACTGACAAATCCTCGGGTCGCGTTGTTGAATATCGGTGAAGAAGAAAACAAAGGGCTGAACACTATCCGTGAAGCAGCGGCACAGTTAAAAGCGGCACCATCAATAAATTATATCGGTTATCTGGAAGGCAACGATCTGCTGACGGGGAAAACGGATGTGATGGTCTGTGACGGCTTTGTGGGTAATGTCACATTGAAAACGGTAGAGGGCGTGGTAAGGATGTTCCTGTCACTGCTGAAGTCACCCACTTCAGGCCCGGAGCAAAAACAAAAACGATCCTGGTGGTTGAAATGGCTAGGTCGTTTGTTACAAAAACGCTTATCAAAGCGTTTCGGTCATTTGAACCCCGATCAATATAATGGCGCATGCCTACTAGGATTACGGGGAACTGTAATCAAAAGCCATGGTGCAGCAAACCAGAAAGCGTTTGCTGTTGCTATTGAACAGGCAATGCAGACGGTACGGCGGCAGCTTCCCGAGCGGATTGCCGCTCGTCTAGAAGCGGTATTACCCAAGAGTGACTAA
- the rpmF gene encoding 50S ribosomal protein L32 produces MAVQQNKPSRSKRGMRRSHDALTTSSVSVDKVSGETHLRHHITADGYYRGRKVIAK; encoded by the coding sequence ATGGCCGTACAACAAAACAAACCTAGCCGTTCCAAACGTGGTATGCGTCGTTCACATGATGCGCTGACTACCTCTTCTGTATCCGTAGATAAAGTTTCTGGCGAAACTCACCTGCGTCACCACATCACTGCGGATGGTTACTACCGCGGTCGCAAGGTTATTGCCAAGTAA
- the yceD gene encoding 23S rRNA accumulation protein YceD, translated as MQKVKLPLTLDAVRTAQKRLDYVGIYSAEQVERVAESVVSVDSDVQASLSFNIDNQRLAVIDGNADVSVTLMCQRCGKPFEHQVHATFCFSPVVNDEQAEALPEAYEPIGVDEFGEVDLLAMIEDEIILMLPIAPVHDSEHCEVSEADMVFGQLPAEAEKPNPFAVLASLKRK; from the coding sequence ATGCAAAAGGTAAAATTACCCTTAACCCTTGATGCGGTCCGCACTGCTCAGAAGCGTTTAGATTACGTTGGTATCTATTCGGCTGAACAAGTAGAGCGTGTTGCCGAATCAGTGGTGAGTGTGGATAGTGATGTTCAGGCCTCTTTATCTTTCAATATTGATAATCAGCGTCTGGCAGTGATTGACGGTAACGCTGACGTTAGCGTCACACTGATGTGTCAACGTTGCGGAAAGCCGTTTGAACATCAAGTCCATGCGACATTCTGTTTTAGCCCGGTCGTCAATGATGAACAGGCCGAAGCGTTACCGGAAGCGTATGAGCCGATCGGCGTTGATGAATTTGGCGAAGTCGATCTGCTGGCAATGATTGAAGATGAAATTATTCTGATGTTGCCTATCGCTCCGGTGCATGATTCTGAACACTGTGAAGTGTCCGAAGCGGACATGGTTTTTGGTCAACTGCCTGCAGAGGCGGAAAAACCGAATCCATTTGCCGTATTAGCCAGTTTAAAGCGTAAGTAA